The following coding sequences lie in one Glycine soja cultivar W05 chromosome 16, ASM419377v2, whole genome shotgun sequence genomic window:
- the LOC114389804 gene encoding uncharacterized protein LOC114389804 → MEVEVFDCWGIDFVGPFPLSFGNEYILVVVDYVSKWVEAMATPHNDAKTVVKFLKKDIFSRFGVPRILISDGRTHFCNNQLQKVLKQCNVTHKVTSPYHPQTNGQAEVSNRELKFFLEKTVASTKKDRSIKLDDALWAYKTTFKTLIGLSLFQMVYDKSCHLPVEMEYKAYWALKFLNFDEVASREQRRLLLLELEEMRFTAYESSKLYKEKVKKYHDKKLLKKDFQPRQQVLLFNSRLKLLPGKLKSKCSGPLTIKKV, encoded by the coding sequence ATGGAGGTTGAGGTATTTGATTGCTGGGGGATTGATTTTGTAGGTCCCTTCCCTTTGTCTTTTGGCAATGAATATATACTGGTGGTTGTTGACTATGTTTCTAAATGGGTTGAAGCAATGGCTACCCCGCATAATGATGCCAAGACTGTGGTGAAATTTCTGAAGAAGGATATTTTCTCAAGATTTGGGGTACCTAGAATTCTGATTAGTGATGGACGTACACACTTCTGCAATAATCAGTTACAGAAGGTTCTGAAACAATGTAATGTGACACACAAAGTAACATCACCTTATCACCCTCAGACCAATGGGCAAGCAGAAGTATCAAACAGggagttgaaattttttttggagAAGACTGTAGCTTCTACTAAAAAAGACCGGTCCATCAAATTAGATGATGCTTTATGGGCatacaaaacaacattcaagacTCTTATAGGATTATCCTTATTTCAGATGGTGTACGACAAGTCTTGTCATTTACCAGTGGAAATGGAATATAAAGCATACTGGGCCTTGaaatttttgaactttgatgaagTTGCATCCAGAGAACAAAGGAGGCTGCTGCTCTTGGAGTTGGAAGAGATGAGATTTACTGCTTATGAATCTTCAAAGCTGTATAAAGAAAAGGTTAAAAAGTATCATGACAAAAAGTTGCTCAAGAAGGACTTTCAGCCAAGACAACAGGTGTTGCTTTTCAACTCAAGACTTAAATTGCTTCCTGGAAAGCTTAAATCAAAGTGTTCTGGACCATTGACTATCAAGAAAGTTTGA